From one Prochlorococcus marinus XMU1404 genomic stretch:
- a CDS encoding adenylate cyclase encodes MNNYVDIEKVNSQLEKADTKKRRLIRNIYKEYEFYLNLVRDLLYISVKKGLNEIYISPSFNNNFLNQNEFFCYFEKKISKLIYTTLPLLTVEQLKINKIERNINKKTNFKDLGSSTKTNDDQEGKFQSEDGSQFEEPMKFQINEDISYTYECYQVHNHEQLGSLDLDKNNHINFLFTNNIIEDIGEEKKLILTMLELIEKIKLEKTKHSEKENISQIDIPPKYQSLKIFDFIDKSLENLLLNLSYKINHELFKSNLIERILSKDSFDYLLGKKLMIKHPHPFVINFEFNLNQSRSNGDNLPNIIFFNISTVELEFENLNLSIQRNKINELKNQFQRLIKKESYWRQKETTLNKIR; translated from the coding sequence TTGAATAATTACGTAGATATAGAAAAAGTTAATTCTCAACTAGAGAAAGCAGATACAAAAAAAAGAAGATTAATTAGAAATATTTATAAGGAATATGAATTTTATCTCAATCTAGTAAGAGATCTGCTTTATATATCAGTAAAAAAAGGGCTTAACGAAATATATATTTCTCCATCATTTAATAATAATTTCTTAAATCAAAATGAATTTTTTTGTTACTTTGAAAAAAAAATAAGTAAGCTCATTTATACGACTCTGCCCTTATTAACAGTAGAACAATTAAAAATAAATAAAATTGAGAGAAACATAAACAAGAAAACTAATTTTAAAGATTTAGGTAGTTCTACAAAAACAAATGATGACCAAGAAGGAAAATTTCAATCTGAAGACGGTTCTCAATTCGAAGAACCTATGAAGTTTCAGATAAATGAAGATATTTCTTATACTTATGAATGTTATCAAGTTCATAATCATGAGCAATTGGGATCACTTGATTTAGATAAGAATAATCATATTAATTTTTTATTTACTAATAATATTATTGAAGATATAGGAGAAGAAAAAAAATTAATCTTAACCATGCTGGAATTAATAGAGAAAATTAAACTTGAAAAAACAAAACATTCAGAAAAAGAAAATATCAGTCAAATTGATATTCCACCTAAATATCAGAGTCTTAAAATTTTTGATTTTATAGATAAGTCATTGGAAAATTTACTATTGAATCTTTCATACAAGATTAATCATGAATTATTTAAGTCCAATTTAATAGAAAGGATTCTATCTAAAGACTCCTTTGATTACTTACTAGGCAAAAAATTGATGATAAAACATCCACATCCCTTCGTTATTAATTTCGAATTCAATTTGAATCAGTCAAGATCAAACGGCGATAATCTCCCAAATATTATTTTCTTTAATATATCTACTGTTGAGTTAGAGTTTGAGAATTTAAATCTTTCTATTCAAAGGAATAAAATAAATGAGCTAAAAAATCAATTTCAGCGTTTGATTAAAAAAGAGTCATACTGGAGGCAAAAAGAAACAACTTTGAATAAGATACGTTGA
- the recG gene encoding ATP-dependent DNA helicase RecG produces the protein MTISGNKNNKLIKDWIRPLQKSLTIETENNFINTLGREKFFNDYLHESLNRIDNLNLPEEYFRIFNEFSRKYNEYNKLDDNQRKRLIIDTRKSLYKLGKTLEIENINNISNKIILNKADSSLSLDADISLIKNIGKVYKNRLNELGIFHIKDLINYFPRTYLDYTNRVKIAKLKPDNLYTCIANIKRFYIHKSKKNSNLSIMNFVVYDETSSIKVTKFFLGRRFRSYSFYSSQKSLYTPGTKLAISGKVKLTEYGKTFIDPQIEILKGNDDNFNFSGKILPLYSLAEALSNISFINLMKKVLIYAKQYPEILNHKQLDSLSLLSKGESLINIHFPPTQQALIESKKRLVFDELFLLQIKFLLRKRKTNKNVIAQQLPQKKSLLKEFLNTLPFELTKSQVNVLNEIKKDLSNPVPMSRLLQGDVGSGKTIIAIASLLIIIEKNLQGAFMVPTEVLAEQHYKTLLKYLDPLLVSIELLTGSTPQKKRKEIISNLNNGLIDILVGTHALFEDKVIFNSLGIVVIDEQHRFGVNQRNRLLNKGENTNLLAMTATPIPRTLALSIYGDLDVSQITEVPPGRVPITTKIISEDDLTNLFKIVEDEITNKRQAYVILPLIEDSEKMNLSSAKKIFKHLSEEVFFNKKVGLLHGKLNPQEKNEVINSFLKNEINILVSTTVIEVGIDVPNATIMIIYNSERFGLSQLHQLRGRVGRGSTKSFCYLVTSEKNGLENKRLCVLQKSNDGFYIAEKDLEIRGPGQILGYRQSGLPDFVLDNLPNNKFLIEKAREEAIKVVSNDPDLKKNEVLKNILIDNSDNKFIHDFLN, from the coding sequence GTGACTATTAGCGGGAATAAAAATAATAAATTAATTAAAGATTGGATAAGACCTCTTCAGAAGTCTTTAACTATTGAAACTGAAAACAATTTTATTAATACTCTAGGAAGAGAAAAATTTTTTAATGATTATTTGCATGAATCATTGAATAGAATAGATAATCTAAATCTACCAGAAGAATATTTCAGGATATTTAATGAATTTTCTAGAAAATACAATGAATACAATAAACTTGATGATAATCAAAGAAAAAGGTTAATTATAGATACAAGAAAAAGTCTTTATAAACTTGGTAAAACACTTGAAATAGAGAACATTAACAATATTTCTAATAAAATTATTCTAAACAAAGCCGATTCAAGTTTATCTCTTGATGCGGATATTTCATTAATTAAAAATATAGGGAAAGTATATAAAAATAGACTTAATGAATTAGGGATTTTTCATATAAAAGATCTAATTAATTATTTTCCAAGAACATATCTGGACTATACTAATAGAGTTAAGATAGCGAAATTAAAGCCAGATAATTTATATACGTGCATCGCAAATATCAAAAGATTTTATATTCATAAGAGTAAAAAGAATAGTAATTTATCAATAATGAACTTTGTAGTTTATGATGAAACTTCTTCAATAAAGGTCACAAAATTTTTTTTAGGAAGGAGATTTAGGTCATATTCCTTCTACTCGTCTCAAAAATCTTTGTATACACCTGGTACCAAATTAGCAATTTCCGGTAAGGTTAAATTGACAGAGTATGGCAAAACTTTTATAGATCCTCAGATTGAAATTCTTAAGGGTAATGATGATAATTTTAATTTTTCTGGAAAAATATTACCTTTGTATTCATTGGCTGAGGCGTTATCAAATATAAGTTTTATAAATCTTATGAAAAAGGTACTAATTTATGCAAAACAATATCCAGAAATTTTAAATCATAAGCAACTTGATTCATTATCTTTATTATCTAAAGGAGAATCTTTGATTAATATTCATTTCCCACCAACTCAACAGGCACTTATTGAGTCAAAAAAACGTTTGGTATTTGATGAGTTGTTCCTACTTCAAATAAAGTTCCTACTTAGAAAAAGAAAGACAAATAAAAATGTAATTGCGCAACAATTACCTCAAAAGAAATCTTTGCTAAAAGAATTCTTAAATACTTTACCTTTTGAATTAACAAAATCTCAGGTTAATGTTTTAAATGAAATTAAGAAGGATTTGTCTAATCCCGTACCAATGTCTAGATTGCTTCAAGGAGATGTGGGAAGCGGTAAAACTATAATTGCAATAGCATCTCTTTTAATTATCATCGAAAAAAACCTGCAAGGTGCTTTTATGGTCCCAACTGAGGTATTAGCAGAACAACATTATAAAACTTTATTAAAATACTTGGATCCTCTTTTAGTATCTATTGAACTTCTTACTGGGAGCACTCCTCAAAAAAAGAGAAAAGAAATAATATCGAATTTAAACAATGGATTAATTGATATCCTCGTGGGCACTCATGCCTTATTTGAAGATAAAGTTATCTTTAATTCATTAGGAATAGTAGTAATTGATGAACAACATAGGTTTGGAGTTAATCAAAGAAATAGATTACTTAATAAAGGAGAAAATACTAACTTGTTAGCAATGACAGCAACTCCTATTCCAAGGACTCTTGCACTTTCCATATATGGTGATTTAGATGTAAGTCAAATTACAGAAGTTCCTCCAGGGAGAGTTCCTATAACTACAAAAATAATTTCAGAAGATGATTTAACTAACCTGTTCAAGATTGTTGAAGATGAGATCACTAATAAAAGGCAAGCCTATGTGATTTTGCCACTTATTGAAGATTCAGAAAAAATGAATTTAAGTTCTGCAAAGAAAATATTTAAACATTTATCAGAAGAGGTCTTTTTTAATAAAAAAGTTGGATTATTGCATGGCAAATTAAATCCGCAAGAAAAGAATGAAGTGATTAATTCCTTTTTGAAAAATGAAATTAATATATTGGTTTCAACCACTGTAATTGAGGTTGGAATTGATGTACCTAACGCAACAATTATGATTATTTATAATTCGGAAAGATTTGGTTTGTCTCAGCTACATCAATTAAGGGGGAGAGTTGGAAGGGGATCAACTAAATCTTTTTGTTATCTAGTAACCTCCGAAAAAAATGGATTAGAAAATAAGCGACTATGCGTTTTGCAGAAATCTAATGATGGTTTTTATATCGCTGAAAAAGATTTGGAAATTAGAGGTCCTGGTCAGATTTTAGGATATAGACAATCTGGATTACCTGATTTTGTACTGGATAATTTGCCGAACAATAAATTCCTAATTGAAAAGGCTCGTGAAGAAGCTATTAAGGTTGTTAGCAATGATCCTGATCTAAAAAAAAATGAAGTTTTAAAAAATATACTTATTGATAATTCTGATAATAAATTTATTCATGATTTCTTGAATTGA
- a CDS encoding M15 family metallopeptidase, with protein MKIWNKIPIKDNGDKLIDIPSYLKFFEPHPYYHLGAPYKDKNSIWKLRREVVNRLVKVNDYLISNNNLQLLIYDSWRPLEVQEFMFKRAFLIECKKLDIDASIKNMNSYPSILKKVEKFWAYPSFDSKCPPPHSTGGALDVSLSDKHGNFLEMGSKVDQMDETSYPDFYSNKNNNESILWNSRRNLLRQIMTRFGFVQHPNEWWHYSYGDQLWAWKNKKANALYGKI; from the coding sequence TTGAAAATTTGGAATAAAATACCCATTAAAGACAATGGAGATAAATTAATTGATATACCAAGCTACCTTAAATTTTTTGAACCGCACCCTTATTATCATTTAGGAGCCCCTTACAAAGATAAGAATTCTATTTGGAAATTAAGAAGAGAGGTTGTAAATAGATTAGTTAAAGTAAATGATTATTTGATATCAAACAATAACTTACAACTTTTAATTTATGACAGTTGGCGGCCTTTAGAAGTTCAAGAATTTATGTTCAAAAGAGCATTTTTAATAGAATGCAAAAAATTGGATATTGATGCTTCTATAAAAAATATGAATTCTTACCCATCTATCTTAAAAAAAGTTGAGAAATTTTGGGCATATCCTTCTTTCGACTCTAAGTGTCCTCCTCCTCATTCGACGGGGGGAGCATTGGATGTTTCTTTATCTGATAAACATGGAAATTTTCTTGAAATGGGAAGTAAAGTTGATCAAATGGATGAGACTTCCTATCCTGATTTTTATTCAAACAAAAACAATAATGAATCAATTCTTTGGAATAGTAGAAGAAATTTATTAAGGCAAATTATGACTAGATTTGGGTTCGTTCAACATCCAAATGAATGGTGGCATTATAGTTATGGTGATCAATTATGGGCTTGGAAAAATAAAAAAGCAAATGCCCTTTATGGGAAAATTTAA
- a CDS encoding NADPH-dependent assimilatory sulfite reductase hemoprotein subunit, with product MIKVEKVKKKKDSAKEETVCLANGLEVSKFENFKKSSQFLKEPLATELVNESDHFTNDAVQLLKFHGSYQQDNRENRRPGKSKDWQMMLRLRSPGGEIPGKLFLALDELSDKLGNGTLRATTRQAFQMHGIRKENLKEVIQTIVNSMGSTLAACGDINRNVMAPAAPFDTPDYNIARALAKKVADLLTPLAGQGTFLELWADGDLEYTIKPDSDIEAIRKLQFKDNVFSGIKDEPLYGSTYLPRKFKCAVTVPGDNSVDLLTNDIGIVAFTSLDGNLEGCNFYVGGGMGRTHNNEETFARIADPLGYVEEPDVYELIQSIVAIQRDYGDRKSRKNSRMKYLLHRKGIKWFKKLLLDKYFKKEIKKIRKEPNQILIDYLGWHKQNKSFYFVGLPLLSGRLSGEKKNTITNIVKKYNLDLRLTPNQDILLCNIPNKDKSEIKKVLSTIGYDNLDDINEIQRHALACPALPLCGLAMTEAERILPNVLTRIEKLLSDLKIEKTILFRMTGCPNGCTRPYMAELALVGSGQNKYQLWLGGSKNLQRLAKPFLQRMELNDLEKTLKPLFNHWKSSSDLDFGDFINTQDESSIINLLTEIS from the coding sequence TTGATCAAGGTTGAGAAAGTAAAAAAGAAAAAAGATTCTGCCAAAGAAGAAACTGTTTGTTTGGCAAATGGACTAGAAGTTTCTAAATTTGAGAATTTTAAAAAAAGCAGTCAATTTCTTAAGGAACCACTTGCTACCGAATTAGTCAATGAAAGCGATCATTTTACTAATGATGCAGTTCAATTATTGAAATTTCATGGTAGTTATCAACAAGATAACAGGGAAAATAGAAGGCCTGGAAAAAGTAAAGATTGGCAAATGATGCTTAGGTTAAGAAGTCCGGGCGGTGAAATCCCTGGAAAATTATTTTTAGCATTAGATGAATTATCTGACAAACTAGGTAATGGGACACTTAGGGCCACTACGAGACAAGCCTTTCAAATGCATGGAATTAGGAAGGAGAACCTAAAGGAAGTAATTCAAACAATAGTAAATTCGATGGGCTCAACACTAGCTGCATGTGGAGACATAAATAGAAACGTTATGGCTCCAGCGGCACCATTTGATACTCCCGACTACAATATTGCAAGAGCATTGGCAAAAAAAGTTGCAGATCTTCTCACCCCATTGGCTGGCCAAGGTACTTTTTTAGAGCTTTGGGCCGATGGAGATTTAGAGTACACTATAAAGCCTGACAGTGATATTGAAGCAATTAGGAAACTCCAATTTAAAGATAATGTTTTTAGTGGGATAAAAGATGAGCCTCTTTATGGTTCAACTTATTTACCGAGAAAATTCAAATGTGCAGTAACAGTTCCTGGTGACAATTCTGTTGACCTTCTCACCAATGACATAGGAATAGTTGCCTTTACTTCTCTAGATGGAAACTTAGAAGGTTGCAACTTCTATGTTGGAGGTGGTATGGGTCGCACACATAATAATGAAGAAACCTTTGCCAGAATTGCAGATCCACTTGGATATGTTGAAGAACCTGATGTTTATGAATTAATACAAAGCATTGTGGCTATTCAAAGAGATTATGGTGATAGAAAATCAAGAAAAAATTCGAGAATGAAATATCTTCTTCATAGAAAAGGGATTAAATGGTTCAAAAAATTACTTCTAGATAAGTATTTTAAAAAGGAAATTAAAAAAATCAGAAAAGAACCTAATCAGATTCTTATTGATTATCTAGGTTGGCATAAACAAAATAAGTCCTTTTATTTCGTAGGGTTACCTTTATTATCAGGAAGACTATCTGGAGAGAAGAAAAATACAATTACCAATATCGTAAAAAAATATAATCTTGATTTAAGACTTACACCTAATCAAGATATCTTACTTTGTAATATCCCTAATAAAGACAAAAGTGAAATTAAAAAAGTTCTATCAACTATTGGATACGACAATTTAGATGATATTAATGAAATACAAAGACACGCATTGGCATGTCCAGCCTTACCACTTTGTGGTCTTGCGATGACAGAAGCAGAAAGAATTTTACCTAATGTACTTACAAGAATTGAAAAGTTGCTATCTGATCTAAAGATAGAAAAGACCATACTATTTAGAATGACAGGTTGTCCGAATGGCTGTACAAGACCTTACATGGCAGAATTGGCTCTTGTAGGAAGTGGGCAAAACAAATACCAACTATGGTTGGGGGGTAGCAAAAATTTACAAAGGCTGGCCAAACCATTTTTACAAAGAATGGAATTAAATGATTTAGAAAAAACTCTTAAACCATTATTTAATCATTGGAAAAGTAGTTCAGATTTAGATTTTGGAGATTTTATAAATACACAAGATGAAAGTTCTATCATTAATTTACTAACTGAAATTTCATAA